In Fusarium oxysporum Fo47 chromosome IX, complete sequence, the following proteins share a genomic window:
- a CDS encoding U4/U6-U5 snRNP complex subunit PRP3: protein MDRNNQSHGLGPRHDASSRVQKIESAADRMAALKARVAAAIGTSKAKGGLNVGLHPALEDLGSYKPASKSKESTPMPSSGRTDKVRSQDATRSGLINEQNGENPYYDPSLSTQPGGGKGRQSRSLVFNQKGKYIAQANALRRQAALEAMKKRIAEQTRKAGIDDDLDVERNYVVDAPPEIEWWDEGLVDGGSYDMLDDPSKLKLTTADSIITEYIQHPVALEPPQDRHVPAAKPMFLTSREQAKLRRQRRMAELKEMQAKIRLGLVPAPPPKVKKGNLMRVLGDVAVKDPTAVEARVNREIAERHQKHVETNEERKLTKDQKHDKLATNQQKDAEKGIHMLVFKIGSLANGQHRYKIGMNAEQLALTGICVMHPKFNLVIVEGGEWSIKKYKKLMLSRIDWTENSPSRDRDGKQGATRDWLLAEKDNGELKDMSMNECKLVFEGEEKARAFRKWGSKVCETDSEARDALARTKMDNFWQLAKGFA, encoded by the exons ATGGATCGCAACAACCAATCCCATGGGCTCGGCCCTCGCCACGATGCCTCATCGCGAGTGCAAAAGATCGAGTCTGCTGCGGACAGGATGGCTGCACTCAAGGCTCGAGTCGCCGCAGCAATCGGAACCAGCAAGGCAAAGGGGGGCCTAAACGTTGGACTTCATCCTGCCTTGGAGGATCTAGGATCATATAAGCCCGCAAGTAAATCAAAGGAATCGACGCCAATGCCATCAAGTGGGCGAACAGACAAGGTCCGATCGCAAGACGCCACGAGGTCGGGCTTGATCAATGAGCAGAATGGAGAGAACCCCTACTACGATCCTAGTCTTTCAACACAACCTGGTGGAGGGAAGGGACGACAGTCAAGATCACTTGTATTCAACCAGAAGGGCAAATATATCGCCCAAGCCAATGCTCTTCGTCGACAAGCCGCCTTGGAGGCGATGAAAAAACGAATTGCAGAGCAAACTCGAAAAGCTGGTATCGACGACGATCTAGATGTTGAAAGGAACTATGTCGTGGATGCACCGCCAGAGATTGAGTGGTGGGATGAAGGACTTGTTGACGGAGGAAGCTATGACATGCTGGATGACCCTTCGAAACTCAAACTTACAACGGCcgacagcatcatcactgaATACATTCAGCATCCGGTTGCACTCGAGCCACCTCAAGATCGACACGTTCCGGCAGCGAAGCCTATGTTCCTGACTTCGAGAGAACAAGCGAAGTTGAGGCGACAACGACGAATGGCTGAGCTAAAAGAAATGCAAGCTAAAATTCGCTTGGGATTGGTACCAGCTCCGCCTcccaaggtcaagaagggcaaCCTGATGCGAGTTCTTGGTGACG TTGCTGTCAAGGATCCAACTGCTGTCGAAGCGCGCGTCAATCGAGAGATTGCGGAACGCCACCAGAAACACGTCGAAACAAACGAAGAAAGGAAACTCACCAAGGATCAGAAACACGACAAACTCGCGACAAATCAACAAAAAGACGCCGAGAAGGGAATTCACATGCTGGTTTTCAAGATTGGAAGCCTAGCGAATGGACAACACCGTTACAAGATTGGCATGAACGCTGAGCAACTGGCACTTACAGGCATATGTGTCATGCACCCCAAATTCAATTTGGTGATTGTAGAAGGAGGCGAATGGAGTATcaagaagtacaagaagCTCATGCTTAGCCGAATCGACTGGACCGAGAATTCGCCGTCAAGAGACCGAGACGGAAAACAAGGCGCCACACGCGACTGGCTTCTCGCCGAAAAGGATAATGGCGAGCTTAAGGATATGTCGATGAACGAATGCAAGCTTGTCTTTGAGGGCGAAGAGAAGGCGCGAGCATTCAGAAAATGGGGAAGTAAAGTGTGTGAGACAGACTCGGAAGCGAGAGATGCTCTGGCCCGCACTAAGATGGACAACTTCTGGCAACTCGCCAAAGGCTTTGCCTAA